A region from the Desulfuribacillus alkaliarsenatis genome encodes:
- a CDS encoding ANTAR domain-containing response regulator → MNSTRVIIVTDDVNYKIHLKRLFMNSGHSVIGEADHQSAALRLVKSRLPDLIIVDGDCMNVNITNLIEIIEQDPCSALIVLTQQLQKQLVEKAKELWFYFYMLKQLPDTMLVSNVEVAHAMFKRTKKMEQEIDKLKKTLETRKVVEKAKGLLMKELDMTEDEAFRHVQKISMDKCLPMKEVANAIIITYS, encoded by the coding sequence ATGAACAGCACACGTGTTATCATTGTAACTGATGATGTAAATTATAAAATACACTTGAAACGCTTGTTCATGAATTCAGGGCATTCAGTAATTGGTGAAGCTGATCATCAATCAGCAGCACTACGCTTAGTCAAGAGTAGATTGCCAGATTTAATCATAGTTGATGGAGATTGTATGAATGTAAATATAACCAATCTTATAGAAATTATTGAGCAAGATCCGTGTTCAGCACTTATAGTGTTAACACAACAGCTCCAAAAACAATTAGTGGAAAAAGCAAAAGAATTATGGTTTTACTTTTACATGTTAAAACAATTACCAGATACTATGCTAGTCTCAAATGTTGAGGTTGCCCATGCCATGTTTAAGCGCACAAAAAAAATGGAACAAGAAATTGATAAGCTAAAGAAGACATTAGAAACTCGTAAGGTAGTAGAAAAGGCAAAAGGTTTACTTATGAAAGAGCTTGATATGACTGAGGATGAAGCTTTCAGACATGTTCAAAAAATTAGCATGGATAAATGTCTTCCAATGAAGGAAGTAGCCAATGCTATTATTATAACTTATAGTTAG
- the glnA gene encoding type I glutamate--ammonia ligase — MELAKAEIIRIATEFNIKFIRLQFVDIVGRVKNIAIPVKQLKKALNGEVIFDATSIDGFNDIDNSEYYLIPDINTFVVLPWRTAKARVARLICDIYTLEKKPFDGCSRYTLKKVLREAEQLGYMMNAGVELEFFLFLTNQKDCPTINTNDRAGYFDMSTSDVGDDARREMVLALEQIGFEVESSHHEVAEGQHEIRFRYSDALDMADKIVTFRTVVKSIAKNYGLHATFMPKPISGIDGSGMHTHQSLFKNNNSNAFWDARAPMELSDDALYYIGGLLKHAKAITAITNSTVNSYKRLVPGYDAPIYIAWSSKNRGAFIRVPEKKELSTRIELRSPDAACNPYLALAVMLRAGLEGIKKKLTPPEPINTNVYSFTDEEKKAKGIEMLPLSIGEALGHLESDEIIKNAIGFYISEQFISLKKREWSDYLATVHHWERDYYISKY; from the coding sequence TTGGAACTGGCTAAGGCTGAAATCATTAGAATTGCAACAGAGTTTAATATCAAATTCATACGGCTTCAGTTTGTTGATATTGTGGGGAGAGTTAAAAACATAGCAATTCCAGTGAAACAACTCAAAAAAGCTTTGAATGGTGAGGTCATATTTGATGCTACATCTATTGATGGTTTCAATGACATCGATAATTCAGAATATTATTTAATACCTGATATTAATACATTTGTTGTCTTACCCTGGAGAACAGCTAAAGCTAGGGTGGCGAGACTGATATGTGATATATACACATTAGAAAAAAAACCATTTGACGGCTGCTCCAGATATACTTTGAAGAAGGTGCTTCGTGAGGCAGAACAGCTTGGCTATATGATGAATGCTGGTGTAGAGCTTGAGTTTTTTTTATTCCTAACAAATCAAAAAGACTGTCCTACAATTAACACGAATGATAGAGCTGGATATTTTGATATGTCAACTTCAGATGTAGGTGATGATGCCCGCAGAGAGATGGTTTTAGCATTAGAGCAGATTGGCTTTGAAGTAGAATCATCCCATCATGAGGTAGCTGAAGGACAGCATGAAATTAGATTTCGCTACTCAGATGCATTAGATATGGCAGATAAGATAGTAACTTTTAGGACGGTAGTAAAAAGCATTGCAAAAAACTATGGTCTACATGCTACATTTATGCCAAAACCTATATCGGGAATTGATGGTTCTGGAATGCATACACACCAATCGCTTTTCAAAAATAATAATAGCAACGCATTTTGGGACGCGCGTGCACCAATGGAATTAAGTGATGATGCTTTATATTATATAGGTGGATTACTCAAACACGCAAAAGCAATTACAGCAATAACAAATTCTACTGTTAATTCTTATAAGAGGTTGGTACCAGGATATGATGCTCCTATATATATTGCTTGGTCTTCTAAAAACCGTGGTGCATTTATAAGAGTCCCTGAAAAAAAGGAATTGTCGACAAGGATAGAACTAAGAAGCCCAGATGCTGCGTGTAACCCATACTTGGCTCTGGCAGTGATGCTTAGAGCAGGTTTGGAGGGTATAAAGAAGAAATTAACACCGCCAGAACCAATTAATACGAACGTATATTCATTTACAGACGAAGAAAAAAAAGCAAAAGGTATAGAAATGCTTCCACTAAGTATAGGTGAGGCTTTAGGACATCTAGAAAGTGATGAAATAATAAAGAATGCAATAGGTTTTTATATATCTGAGCAATTCATATCACTGAAAAAACGAGAGTGGAGTGATTATCTGGCTACTGTGCATCACTGGGAGAGAGATTACTATATAAGTAAATACTGA
- a CDS encoding aspartate kinase has product MKVSKFGGSSLADAKQFRKVSDIIKADNSRKIVVVSAPGKRFKEDVKVTDLLINCAKTHYQSGKSDDDLELVISRYKEIAEELGLDSGIIDVIRDDLNQRLANTSITEGQYIDSLKASGEDNCAKLMAEHLRNQGLEANYISPKEAGLFLSNDYGNAHVLQQSYDNLAKLSENAGIVVFPGFFGYTPEGDLVTFSRGGSDITGSILAAAVKADLYENFTDVDCVFSVNPSLVANPKAIYELTYREMRELSYGGFSVLHAEALLPAYKEKIPVKIKNTNNPDCKGTLIVADRSPENGPVVGIASDTGFCSIYVSKYLMNREIGFGRKLLQILEEEGLSYEHTPSGIDDISVILHEEQFDSQTEEKVTNRIRTELEVDDIAVKRNIALVMIVGEGMRQSIGVAAKATRAFERANVNLDMINQGSSEVSMMFGVNANDADRAVQALYKEFFDCN; this is encoded by the coding sequence ATGAAGGTTTCAAAGTTTGGGGGTTCATCCCTAGCGGATGCAAAGCAGTTTAGGAAAGTATCGGATATAATTAAAGCGGATAATAGCAGAAAAATTGTCGTTGTATCAGCTCCTGGTAAGCGATTTAAAGAAGACGTTAAAGTCACAGACCTGTTAATCAACTGCGCTAAAACGCACTACCAATCTGGTAAAAGCGATGATGATTTAGAATTAGTTATTAGTAGATATAAGGAAATCGCCGAGGAACTGGGTTTAGATAGTGGTATTATTGATGTAATTAGAGATGATTTGAATCAACGATTAGCAAACACATCTATAACTGAAGGGCAATATATTGATAGTCTTAAGGCGAGTGGTGAAGATAATTGTGCTAAATTAATGGCAGAGCATTTGCGTAACCAAGGGCTAGAGGCTAATTACATCTCACCAAAGGAAGCTGGATTATTTTTAAGCAATGATTATGGGAACGCCCATGTACTTCAGCAATCATATGATAATTTAGCTAAGCTGTCTGAAAATGCTGGTATAGTAGTTTTCCCTGGCTTTTTCGGGTACACACCAGAAGGAGATTTAGTGACTTTTTCTCGTGGTGGGTCAGATATCACAGGTTCAATATTAGCTGCTGCTGTTAAAGCAGATTTGTATGAGAATTTTACAGATGTTGATTGTGTTTTCTCTGTTAATCCATCACTAGTTGCCAACCCGAAGGCAATTTATGAATTAACTTACCGTGAAATGCGTGAGCTTTCATATGGAGGATTTAGTGTTTTACATGCCGAAGCGCTGCTTCCAGCATACAAGGAAAAAATACCTGTAAAAATTAAAAATACCAATAATCCAGATTGTAAGGGCACTTTAATAGTAGCTGACAGGTCACCAGAAAATGGACCAGTAGTGGGTATTGCAAGTGATACTGGATTTTGTAGTATCTATGTGAGTAAATACTTAATGAACCGAGAAATTGGCTTTGGTAGAAAGCTACTTCAAATATTAGAAGAGGAAGGTTTATCATACGAGCATACACCTTCAGGCATAGATGATATATCAGTAATACTACATGAAGAGCAGTTTGATAGTCAGACAGAAGAGAAGGTTACTAACAGAATAAGAACAGAATTAGAGGTAGACGACATAGCGGTAAAAAGAAATATTGCCTTAGTTATGATTGTGGGCGAAGGAATGCGTCAATCCATTGGCGTTGCTGCTAAAGCTACTAGAGCATTTGAACGAGCAAACGTTAATTTAGATATGATCAATCAAGGGTCGTCTGAAGTAAGTATGATGTTTGGAGTTAATGCTAACGACGCAGATCGTGCTGTCCAAGCCCTATATAAAGAGTTTTTTGATTGCAACTAA
- the nifK gene encoding nitrogenase molybdenum-iron protein subunit beta → MLDATPKEITDRKSGGMINPAKTCQPIGAMYAALGIHSCLPHSHGSQGCCSYHRMHLTRHFRDPIMATTSSFTEGASVFGGGANLKTAIKNVFNVYNPEVMAVHTTCLSETIGDDLPTIIKSADVPEGKLVIHANTPSYAGSHVTGFSNMTKGMVQYLSEATEETKKQQANIIPGFVNPGDMREIKRITEAMDIEYIMFPDTSGVVDSPMTGKHEMFPKGGTTISQLKDTGNSKATYALGSYASADAAYHLERKCKIEPIVLKTPIGIKATDEYVMALSNKFSKEIPKSLEEERGQLVDIMTDTHFHFHGKRVAVFGDPDIVIALTEYLLSLGMTPVHVLTGTPGKKFEEEVKEILAAAGIEGSNVKAAGDLFTLQQWIKNQPVDLLIGNTYGKYIARAEDVPFFRVGFPILDRSVHSYMPIVGYKGAMRLLEMISNALLERQDRDAAEEDFELVM, encoded by the coding sequence ATGTTAGATGCAACACCTAAAGAAATTACCGATAGAAAAAGTGGCGGGATGATTAACCCTGCTAAAACCTGTCAACCTATAGGAGCTATGTATGCCGCATTAGGAATCCATAGTTGTCTACCACATAGTCATGGTTCGCAAGGTTGTTGTTCTTATCACAGGATGCATTTAACTAGGCATTTCCGTGACCCAATCATGGCTACAACAAGTTCATTTACTGAAGGAGCATCAGTGTTTGGTGGTGGTGCGAACTTAAAGACAGCGATTAAAAATGTGTTTAATGTGTATAACCCAGAAGTTATGGCTGTCCATACGACTTGTCTAAGTGAAACAATTGGTGACGATTTACCAACAATCATCAAATCCGCAGATGTTCCAGAGGGTAAATTAGTCATTCACGCCAATACACCTAGTTATGCTGGCTCTCATGTAACAGGTTTTTCTAACATGACAAAGGGGATGGTGCAATATCTATCTGAGGCTACGGAAGAAACTAAAAAGCAACAGGCAAATATTATACCTGGCTTTGTAAACCCTGGAGACATGCGCGAAATTAAGCGTATCACAGAAGCTATGGATATCGAATATATAATGTTTCCTGATACATCTGGTGTAGTCGATTCACCGATGACAGGGAAGCACGAAATGTTTCCAAAGGGTGGAACAACAATTTCGCAATTGAAGGATACAGGAAATTCAAAAGCAACTTACGCGTTGGGGAGTTATGCATCTGCTGATGCAGCGTATCACCTAGAGAGAAAGTGTAAGATAGAGCCTATTGTGTTGAAAACACCAATTGGGATAAAAGCAACTGACGAGTATGTAATGGCTTTAAGTAATAAATTTAGTAAAGAGATACCTAAGTCGCTGGAAGAAGAACGAGGGCAATTGGTTGATATAATGACTGACACCCATTTCCATTTCCATGGGAAAAGGGTCGCTGTATTTGGAGATCCAGATATAGTAATCGCTTTAACGGAATATTTGTTAAGTCTTGGTATGACACCTGTTCATGTATTGACAGGGACACCAGGGAAGAAATTCGAAGAAGAAGTTAAGGAAATATTAGCAGCGGCTGGAATTGAAGGCTCAAACGTAAAGGCTGCAGGAGATTTATTTACATTGCAGCAATGGATTAAAAACCAACCAGTAGATTTGCTAATAGGTAACACATACGGTAAGTACATTGCAAGAGCTGAAGATGTTCCATTTTTTCGTGTGGGATTTCCGATTTTAGATCGAAGTGTACATTCGTATATGCCTATTGTTGGCTACAAAGGGGCAATGAGATTGCTAGAAATGATTAGTAACGCATTGTTAGAGCGCCAAGATCGCGATGCTGCTGAAGAAGACTTCGAATTAGTTATGTAA
- the nifH gene encoding nitrogenase iron protein, whose product MRQVAIYGKGGIGKSTTTQNLTGALASVLKKKIMIVGCDPKADSTRLLLDGLCQKTVLDTLRDEGEDIELDDIMKPGFGDIDCVESGGPEPGVGCAGRGIITSINMLESLGAYERDLDYVFYDVLGDVVCGGFAMPIREGKAQEIYIVASGELMALYAANNIAKGIQKYADSGGVRLGGIICNSRKVDKELELLTAFAEEIGSQLIHFVPRDNIVQHAEINKKTVIDFNPECNQAQEYIALATAIDNNKMFVIPKPMHTDRLEELMMEHGFMNL is encoded by the coding sequence ATGAGACAGGTAGCGATTTATGGTAAAGGTGGAATTGGAAAATCAACAACGACACAGAATTTAACAGGTGCTTTAGCCTCTGTGTTAAAGAAGAAAATTATGATTGTTGGTTGCGACCCGAAGGCAGATTCAACACGTTTGTTGCTTGATGGATTATGCCAAAAAACAGTTCTAGATACACTACGTGATGAAGGTGAAGATATAGAACTTGATGACATCATGAAGCCAGGGTTTGGGGATATTGATTGCGTAGAATCTGGAGGTCCTGAGCCTGGTGTTGGTTGCGCTGGACGTGGGATTATCACATCTATTAATATGCTAGAGTCATTAGGTGCATATGAAAGGGACTTGGACTATGTTTTCTACGATGTATTAGGTGACGTTGTATGTGGTGGGTTCGCAATGCCGATACGTGAAGGAAAGGCACAGGAGATTTATATTGTAGCATCTGGTGAGTTAATGGCACTATATGCTGCTAACAATATAGCGAAAGGAATCCAAAAGTACGCAGATAGCGGTGGAGTTCGTTTGGGTGGGATCATCTGTAACAGTCGTAAGGTAGATAAAGAATTAGAATTATTAACTGCATTTGCTGAAGAAATTGGTTCGCAGTTAATTCATTTTGTGCCTAGGGATAACATTGTTCAGCATGCTGAAATCAACAAGAAAACAGTAATTGATTTTAACCCAGAATGTAATCAAGCCCAGGAATATATTGCACTAGCTACAGCGATTGATAATAACAAAATGTTTGTCATTCCTAAGCCAATGCATACAGATCGTCTAGAGGAACTAATGATGGAACATGGTTTTATGAATTTATAA
- a CDS encoding FprA family A-type flavoprotein, with product MIAMTDSIYWVGVNDRETHLFESMLPIPQGVSYNAYMIVDEKVALIDTVKADYNDTYLDKIKSVIGNRDVDYLVINHIEPDHSGCIKSVVEAYPDVKIVGNKKTANFLEGFYGVTENVLIVKESETLNLGKHELTFFMTPMLHWPETMMTYEGSNKTLFSGDAFGGFGALNGGVFDNEVNFSFYEDEMRRYYANIVGRYSDMVQRALNKLSNIEVQTICSTHGIVWRDNPKQVIDLYDKWSKQEGEDGVVIAYGSMYGNTKAIAEQLARAFAELGIKDIKVYDAARTHMSYILSDIWRYNTVLLGSSTYNSKMFPPMESLLSKMENSKLKNKNIGVFGTYSWSGESVDLLQKLTEQCKIQLFEPTIKNIFAPGSETVDNCKALAKNLVAAMK from the coding sequence ATGATTGCAATGACAGACAGTATTTACTGGGTTGGAGTAAATGATCGCGAAACGCATTTGTTTGAATCAATGTTACCTATCCCACAAGGAGTATCCTATAACGCTTACATGATAGTGGATGAAAAAGTTGCATTAATCGATACGGTTAAAGCAGATTATAACGATACATATCTAGACAAGATTAAGTCTGTTATCGGAAATCGAGACGTTGATTATTTAGTAATCAACCATATTGAACCTGATCATTCTGGTTGTATTAAAAGTGTAGTAGAGGCCTACCCGGATGTTAAGATTGTAGGTAATAAGAAAACTGCTAATTTCCTAGAAGGCTTTTATGGCGTTACTGAGAATGTGTTAATAGTGAAAGAATCAGAAACACTCAACCTGGGTAAACATGAGCTAACATTTTTTATGACTCCGATGCTACATTGGCCAGAAACGATGATGACCTATGAAGGTAGCAACAAAACTCTTTTCTCAGGGGATGCATTTGGTGGTTTTGGTGCACTAAATGGTGGAGTTTTTGATAATGAAGTGAATTTTTCATTTTATGAAGATGAGATGAGAAGATATTACGCTAACATTGTTGGGCGATATAGTGATATGGTTCAGCGAGCGTTAAACAAATTAAGTAATATTGAAGTCCAGACTATTTGTTCAACCCATGGTATAGTTTGGCGAGATAACCCTAAGCAAGTGATTGATTTGTATGATAAGTGGAGCAAGCAAGAAGGCGAAGATGGAGTAGTTATTGCATACGGGTCAATGTACGGTAATACCAAAGCAATTGCCGAACAACTTGCTAGAGCATTTGCAGAATTAGGAATAAAAGATATTAAAGTCTATGATGCAGCTAGAACCCATATGTCTTATATTTTAAGTGATATATGGCGCTACAATACGGTTTTACTGGGAAGTAGTACATATAATAGCAAGATGTTTCCACCGATGGAAAGCCTTCTGTCAAAAATGGAAAATAGCAAATTAAAGAACAAAAACATTGGAGTATTTGGCACCTATAGCTGGAGTGGCGAGTCAGTTGATTTGCTTCAAAAATTGACAGAACAATGTAAAATACAGCTGTTTGAGCCGACTATTAAAAATATATTTGCTCCAGGTTCTGAGACTGTAGATAATTGTAAGGCTTTAGCGAAAAATTTAGTTGCTGCAATGAAATAG
- a CDS encoding P-II family nitrogen regulator, with translation MLMVKAIVRPEKSSEILAELNEAGYPAVTKLDVVGRGKQRGVKVGNVVYDEIPKEMLIFVIEDECKDDVVSIIARKAKTGQAGAFGDGKIFISPVEEAYTISSGLKGL, from the coding sequence ATGTTAATGGTAAAGGCGATTGTAAGACCTGAAAAAAGTAGTGAAATATTAGCTGAATTAAATGAAGCAGGCTACCCTGCAGTAACCAAGTTAGATGTTGTCGGTCGTGGTAAGCAGCGCGGTGTTAAGGTTGGAAATGTTGTGTACGATGAAATACCAAAAGAAATGCTGATTTTTGTTATCGAAGATGAGTGTAAAGACGATGTAGTGTCAATTATAGCCCGCAAAGCAAAAACAGGTCAGGCTGGAGCATTTGGAGATGGGAAAATCTTCATCTCACCAGTAGAAGAAGCCTACACGATTAGTAGTGGCCTTAAAGGTCTATAG
- a CDS encoding P-II family nitrogen regulator: MKEIMAIIRMNKVAQTKKALVEAGFNGLTAMKAVGRGKMLTDLSELDKLDAAQEEVREKFMESILTGGRLVPKRLLLLTVPSDEVKKAVDTIISVNQEGNRGDGKIFVLPLADAIRIRTGEQGEEAV, encoded by the coding sequence ATGAAAGAAATAATGGCTATTATACGCATGAACAAGGTGGCTCAAACGAAAAAAGCATTGGTAGAAGCGGGTTTTAATGGACTTACTGCAATGAAAGCGGTAGGTAGAGGTAAGATGCTCACTGATTTGTCTGAACTTGATAAGTTAGATGCCGCACAAGAAGAAGTTCGTGAAAAGTTTATGGAAAGCATTTTAACGGGCGGTCGTCTAGTACCTAAGCGATTACTGTTATTGACAGTTCCCAGCGACGAGGTAAAAAAAGCTGTGGACACAATTATCTCAGTTAACCAAGAAGGTAACCGTGGAGATGGCAAAATCTTTGTTCTCCCATTAGCAGATGCTATTAGAATTCGTACGGGCGAACAAGGAGAAGAAGCTGTATAG
- the fba gene encoding class II fructose-1,6-bisphosphate aldolase, producing the protein MALVSMKQMLEKAKEEHYAVGQFNINNLEYTQAILLAAQEENSPVILGVSEGAAKYMGGFKLIVEMTKALIEEYKITVPVAIHLDHGSSFEKCVQAMYAGFTSVMIDGSHYPLEENIALTKRVVDVAHSLGISVEAELGRIAGQEDDLIVTELEKAYAIPAECELLVKETKVDCFAPALGSVHGPYKGKPQLGFDKMKEIMELTNIPLVLHGGSGIPLGDIQKAISLGTAKINVNTENQIMSTKRVREVLAEKPEMYDTRKFMGPARDAIKETVKVKMREFGSSNKA; encoded by the coding sequence ATGGCATTAGTATCAATGAAGCAAATGCTAGAAAAGGCTAAGGAGGAGCATTACGCCGTTGGTCAATTTAACATTAACAACTTAGAATATACTCAAGCTATTTTGTTGGCAGCACAGGAAGAGAACTCTCCTGTAATTTTAGGAGTTTCAGAAGGTGCTGCGAAATACATGGGTGGATTCAAGCTAATAGTAGAAATGACAAAGGCCTTAATAGAAGAATATAAAATTACAGTACCAGTGGCAATACACCTAGACCATGGATCAAGCTTTGAAAAATGTGTGCAAGCGATGTATGCAGGCTTCACATCTGTTATGATTGATGGGTCTCACTATCCACTGGAAGAGAATATAGCTTTGACAAAACGTGTAGTAGATGTTGCACATTCGTTAGGTATTTCTGTGGAAGCGGAATTAGGTCGAATTGCTGGACAGGAAGATGATCTGATAGTTACTGAACTAGAAAAGGCATATGCGATTCCTGCAGAATGTGAACTATTAGTTAAAGAAACAAAAGTTGATTGCTTTGCACCGGCGCTAGGCTCTGTACACGGTCCGTATAAGGGTAAACCGCAATTAGGATTTGACAAAATGAAAGAAATAATGGAGCTAACAAACATACCTTTAGTACTACACGGGGGTTCCGGTATACCATTAGGGGATATTCAAAAGGCAATTTCCTTAGGAACAGCTAAAATAAATGTAAATACTGAGAATCAAATTATGTCTACAAAACGCGTTCGCGAGGTATTAGCAGAAAAGCCAGAGATGTATGATACTAGGAAATTCATGGGACCAGCTAGAGATGCTATTAAGGAAACAGTTAAAGTTAAGATGAGGGAATTCGGTTCATCTAATAAGGCCTAA
- the nifD gene encoding nitrogenase molybdenum-iron protein alpha chain: MALSKHEIEKRKKALEKILEAYPAKTKKNRRSHIVVRDTSEGAQEITANTRTLPGIMTNRGCAFAGCKGVVLGPIKDMAHIVHGPIGCSYYAWGTRRNKAKTAEGEVNLINYAFSTDMQESDVVFGGEKKLIAMIDEVVETMKPKAVTITATCPVGLIGDDIGSVAKAAEKKYGIPVMSFNCEGYKGVSQSAGHHIANNVLMQRIIGSSDLEEPAGKYAINILGEYNIGGDSWEIERVLKDIGYHVVSVMTGDGSYEQLKDAHTAELNLVQCHRSINYIAEMLEEKYGTPWLKVNFIGVQSTAQSLRDMALYFGDPALIQKTEEVIAKELAQVEVVMEQYKKLCEGKTAFCFVGGSRGHHYQGLFKEIGIDTVLAGYEFAHRDDYEGREVIPNIKMDADNKNIEEIKVTKDEKRYKLKIPKERLEEIKDKIPLSYYNGMIKDMDDGTFIVDDLNHYETEEFIKLLKPDILASGIKDKYVIQKMGIPSKQLHSYDYSGPYAGFKGAVKFAEDVTMGFTSPTWNYIVPPWKSSPTLEGTVTEGGE; the protein is encoded by the coding sequence ATGGCTCTCAGTAAACATGAAATAGAGAAGCGCAAAAAAGCGTTAGAAAAAATATTAGAAGCGTATCCAGCTAAAACAAAGAAAAACAGACGGAGTCATATTGTTGTCCGTGATACATCTGAAGGTGCCCAAGAGATTACAGCGAACACGCGAACTCTACCAGGAATCATGACTAATCGAGGATGTGCATTTGCAGGTTGTAAAGGTGTTGTACTTGGTCCTATTAAAGACATGGCCCATATTGTCCACGGCCCGATTGGCTGTAGCTACTACGCATGGGGCACAAGAAGAAATAAGGCAAAGACTGCCGAGGGTGAAGTTAATTTAATTAACTATGCTTTTTCAACTGACATGCAGGAAAGTGACGTAGTTTTTGGTGGTGAAAAGAAGTTAATCGCCATGATTGATGAAGTTGTAGAAACAATGAAACCAAAAGCAGTAACTATTACGGCGACCTGTCCAGTAGGTCTAATAGGTGACGATATTGGATCTGTTGCAAAAGCAGCAGAAAAGAAGTACGGAATACCTGTAATGTCCTTTAACTGTGAAGGATACAAAGGAGTTAGTCAATCTGCAGGTCACCATATTGCAAATAATGTGTTAATGCAACGGATTATAGGTAGTAGTGATTTGGAAGAACCAGCAGGCAAATACGCTATTAATATTTTAGGTGAATATAACATTGGCGGCGATAGCTGGGAAATTGAACGTGTATTAAAGGATATTGGCTATCATGTTGTATCGGTTATGACAGGTGACGGATCTTATGAGCAATTAAAAGACGCACATACTGCAGAGTTAAATCTAGTCCAGTGCCACCGTTCTATTAACTATATAGCCGAGATGCTAGAGGAGAAATACGGTACACCATGGCTAAAAGTCAATTTTATTGGTGTCCAAAGTACAGCTCAATCGCTACGCGACATGGCCTTGTATTTCGGCGATCCAGCTCTAATACAAAAAACAGAAGAGGTCATTGCTAAGGAACTAGCACAGGTTGAAGTAGTAATGGAGCAATATAAGAAGCTCTGTGAAGGGAAAACAGCATTTTGTTTCGTGGGAGGATCCCGTGGCCATCATTACCAAGGGCTGTTTAAAGAAATCGGCATTGACACTGTTTTAGCTGGCTATGAATTTGCCCACAGAGACGACTATGAAGGTCGAGAAGTTATTCCGAACATTAAAATGGATGCAGATAACAAGAATATTGAAGAAATCAAAGTAACAAAGGATGAAAAGCGTTATAAATTAAAAATTCCAAAAGAGCGCTTAGAAGAAATTAAAGACAAAATTCCATTAAGCTACTATAACGGTATGATCAAAGATATGGATGATGGAACATTTATAGTTGACGACTTGAATCATTATGAAACAGAAGAATTTATCAAGCTGCTTAAGCCAGATATTTTGGCATCAGGAATTAAGGATAAATATGTGATACAGAAAATGGGTATCCCATCTAAGCAATTACACTCCTACGACTATAGTGGCCCTTATGCAGGATTTAAAGGGGCAGTGAAGTTTGCGGAAGATGTAACTATGGGATTTACATCTCCGACATGGAACTACATCGTTCCACCATGGAAAAGTTCTCCCACATTAGAAGGTACTGTCACAGAAGGAGGCGAGTAA